In Salvia hispanica cultivar TCC Black 2014 unplaced genomic scaffold, UniMelb_Shisp_WGS_1.0 HiC_scaffold_342, whole genome shotgun sequence, a single genomic region encodes these proteins:
- the LOC125198972 gene encoding protein FAR1-RELATED SEQUENCE 5-like translates to MGQAPKMIVTDQDRGMRAAIRDVLVDTKHRWCMWHIMLKLTDKIPRRCLEDEELKKEISACVWSEVLEPEEFEDSWMGIMERYELLHVEWFVTMFDDREMWVPAYFRDFPMGSLIRTTFVSESENSFYKTFTRPRSNLVEFIMNFDHALAAQRNSSSKLDYMDSTIIPPFSSQLVLEKHAATKYTDQMFKRVQREIVDALHHCSTDGLLKDDMLEISTIKDKYSKSWVVTYTISEDSYTCSCKLFGREGILCSHIFLVFKNRFLKVIPDKYFHVRWLKTALADAIRGPARCLTDPELLSDPNQQSKNKVADIFFSYMKKFDADSAIIDLFSAGIDELGKSLMTRIHEPSSGDKDKPVKDFYFAEKPAVVRVQPPSVVSTKGSKSDSKSRLVSAKEKVIKLNSKPLRQCKKCGEFGHHDSRNCGRQKGK, encoded by the coding sequence ATGGGTCAAGCTCCTAAGATGATTGTTACTGACCAAGATAGAGGTATGAGAGCAGCTATTCGTGATGTTTTGGTGGATACAAAGCATAGATGGTGCATGTGGCACATTATGCTTAAACTTACCGACAAAATTCCAAGGAGATGTCTAGAAGATGAAGAGTTGAAAAAAGAGATTAGTGCTTGTGTGTGGTCTGAGGTACTAGAGCCGGAAGAGTTTGAAGATTCATGGATGGGGATAATGGAGCGTTATGAGCTTCTTCATGTCGAGTGGTTTGTAACAATGTTTGACGATAGAGAGATGTGGGTCCCTGCCTATTTTAGAGACTTTCCCATGGGGTCTCTTATTAGGACGACGTTTGTTTCCGAGTCTGAGAATAGCTTTTATAAAACATTCACCAGACCTCGCTCTAATCTAGTTGAGTTCatcatgaattttgatcaTGCCTTGGCTGCACAGAGAAATTCTAGCTCGAAGTTAGATTATATGGATTCAACTATTATACCACCGTTCTCCAGTCAGTTGGTATTAGAAAAGCATGCTGCAACAAAGTACACTGATCAAATGTTCAAGAGAGTGCAACGTGAGATAGTGGACGCATTGCACCATTGTAGCACTGATGGTTTGTTGAAAGATGATATGTTAGAGATCTCCACAATAAAGGACAAGTATAGTAAATCTTGGGTTGTTACCTACACGATCAGTGAGGATTCGTATACCTGTTCTTGCAAATTGTTTGGGAGAGAGGGAATTCTTTGTAGtcatatatttttggttttcaaGAACAGGTTTTTGAAGGTTATACCTGATAAGTACTTCCATGTGAGGTGGTTGAAGACTGCCTTAGCTGATGCTATTCGTGGACCAGCTCGATGTTTGACAGATCCTGAACTTTTATCAGATCCAAACCAACAGTCAAAGAATAAAGTTGCTGACATATTTTTCAGTTACATGAAAAAATTTGATGCTGATAGTGCCATCATTGATTTGTTTTCAGCTGGAATTGATGAGCTTGGGAAGAGTCTTATGACAAGAATCCATGAACCATCTTCAGGAGACAAGGATAAGCCAGTTAAAGATTTCTATTTTGCTGAAAAGCCAGCTGTGGTTAGAGTACAACCACCATCAGTTGTGTCCACCAAAGGTTCGAAAAGTGATTCCAAAAGCCGTTTGGTGTCCGCGAAGGAAAAGGTTATAAAGTTGAACAGCAAACCATTGCGTCAGTGTAAAAAATGTGGCGAATTTGGTCACCATGACTCTAGGAACTGTGGTcgacaaaagggaaaataa